One window of Dehalobacterium formicoaceticum genomic DNA carries:
- a CDS encoding GrdX family protein, which translates to MEKAFIISNNPAVWQSYRQARQVKGSLQEVFVDARNFIHQGSKLLNHPLAGSIKPNETPFKSLILTQERGTLDYQSLSMIESAMEILNKMPVLARSWNNSVIEDFAMIDLNLLQSAIDALPNTIYFEK; encoded by the coding sequence ATGGAGAAAGCCTTTATTATCAGCAATAATCCTGCGGTATGGCAATCTTACCGGCAGGCGCGCCAAGTAAAGGGGTCTTTACAGGAGGTTTTCGTGGATGCAAGGAACTTCATTCACCAGGGCAGCAAGCTCTTGAATCATCCCTTGGCAGGAAGCATCAAACCAAATGAAACCCCTTTTAAATCTCTGATCCTGACCCAGGAAAGGGGAACCCTTGATTACCAATCCTTAAGCATGATTGAGTCCGCAATGGAAATACTAAACAAAATGCCGGTTTTGGCAAGGTCTTGGAACAATTCGGTTATCGAAGATTTTGCCATGATTGATTTAAACCTGTTGCAGTCAGCGATTGACGCTCTGCCAAACACGATCTATTTTGAAAAATGA